The following are encoded in a window of Dictyostelium discoideum AX4 chromosome 6 chromosome, whole genome shotgun sequence genomic DNA:
- the cirh1a gene encoding U3 small nucleolar ribonucleoprotein: MPVSKKQKVDTTVTVTTKKQVESTEKPHKQSKESKELKATTTPTTTTPTTTTTKKQTTTKESVSKQPIIKSPNSSKVHHCSFSSWLPKPITSISYNQENNLIAVSRQESPLEIWIKNDQELILLKTLGGSKFDLPIISVIWLNKTILLSTFENKFVIWDISSYSIIQELNSIGTVRGVSFNRLLNLLAVCTHDSNVRLYNFKKDDNEIEYQSSFPSVSDSKINTIQWALDQKTILVGCQNQLVVFKVDSLRSSLTITTDNIVSLNSLNDNTVACGFTNGFISIIDIKFGSIIQDFRNLHAPVRSIQVNKKGDQFFASGDEATIVSYNKSSGNNKWAFSGQHKRDSHDIKCLEITNTHLISGGNSTQMIFYDLSNFSSLSNSNGSIPNYFRCKSLPLPNTIAITQPSSSSQNQILLIEFSRYQINIWQLGSTNDNNDNLDLPNGTHLNLSKKTKKLLQFESKI; this comes from the exons ATGCCagtttcaaaaaaacaaaaggtAGATACAACAGTTACTGTAACAACTAAAAAACAAGTTGAAAGTACTGAAAAACCACATAAACAATCAAAAGAAtctaaagaattaaaagctACAACAACCCCAACTACAAccacaccaacaacaacaactactaaaaaacaaacaacaaccaaagaATCAGTATCAAAAcaaccaattattaaatcaccaAATAGTTCAAAGGTTCATCATTGTTCATTCTCAAGTTGGTTACCAAAACCAATTACATCTATTAGTTATAatcaagaaaataatttaattgcaGTATCACGTCAAGAATCACCACTTGAAATTTGGATTAAAAATGatcaagaattaattttacttaaa acATTAGGAGGatcaaaatttgatttaccaATTATTTCAGTAATATggttaaataaaacaatattattatcaacatttgaaaataaatttgtaatttggGATATTTCAAGTTATTCAATTATAcaagaattaaattcaattggtaCTGTAAGAGGTGTATCATTTAatagattattaaatttattagcAGTTTGTACACATGATTCAAATGTACgtttatataatttcaaaaaagatgataatgaaattgaatatcAATCTTCATTCCCATCAGTTTcagattcaaaaattaatactaTTCAATGGGCATTAGATCAAAAAACTATCTTGGTTGGTTGtcaaaatcaattggttGTTTTTAAAGTTGATTCTTTACGTTCATCTTTAACTATTACAACTGATAATATagtttcattaaattcattaaa TGATAATACAGTTGCTTGTGGTTTTACAAATggttttatttcaattattgatattaaatttggtaGTATTATTCAAGATTTTAGAAATCTTCATGCTCCAGTTAGATCAATTcaagttaataaaaaaggtgATCAATTCTTTGCATCTGGTGATGAAGCAACCATTGTAtcatataataaatcaagtggaaataataaatggGCATTCAGTGGTCAACATAAAAGAGATAGTCATGATATTAAATGTTTAGAAATTACAAATACTCATTTAATCTCTGGTGGTAATAGTACTCAAATGATCTTTTATGATTTATCTAATTTCTCAagtttatcaaattcaaatggttcaattccaaattattttagatgtaaatcattaccattaccaaatACAATTGCAATTACacaaccatcatcatcatcacaaaatcaaattcttttaattgaattttcaagatatcaaattaatatttggcAATTAGGTTCaactaatgataataatgataatttagatTTACCAAATGGTAcccatttaaatttatcaaaaaaaactaaaaaattattacaatttgaatcaaag atttaa
- the mybS gene encoding myb domain-containing protein yields ITTLSPTKRFKVVPDRIKKYNKDKLSPPFTTTATTTTSTLPTTSTSPTTTTSPTTTSSSLKTTTTAITKKVSPTTTKTRSTTAKEIANSVINKKESNIDEDDEDDDEDDNEDDDNNDNDESDQQVKLKKPIVHNNNNNNNNNNNNNNNNNNNNNNNNNNKNNKNNKNNKNKKNKSKNIETSPPITSRHNSGSLAKEKGKKETKKTSPPSSEIYNSHSSSFDDQTNRKRKRKKPNHEDYNINNKINKNESEYKIDSSNNNNNNNSNNNNNNNNNNNNNNNNNNNNNNNNNNNNNNNNNNKNNNNDNNTGDEVNDSPPITNHNNNNNNIKLTLSSDTSDSLPTNSIKSNGSPSSTTSSLPSTNDIFFNLINENINNNVINNHDHNDHNNNNNRKIKTSEESESGEESDSYYSALSDNDLVLSSPTTIKNILSEKSSSLPTINEDYSTSNIKENEENQSTEELEIFYLDSSENQDENTINNDDGDEEPEDDKEDTLKYQKPIESRKESLSPFPLDDIDLDIEDLELENKSTTSLSNNHNNNILIIDNDDDDDNSNNINHNNSTNNNNNNNNNNDNNNINNNDNENTSTTTTTNSVNTGKRKRGNGNGGGDFMFFYDPYVDLSSSHLDDINGFFDLDSKISNLQDYRLSRKTPTSPLSTSLGGLNDGVVLINDDNTNSTEYNLKLGEQQQQQQQQQQQQQQQQQQQQQQQQQQQQNLNQQQQWPSCYIEEINESEIERERQKVKPNVKNNVNIIDISSNNEEISEKEKENLKDKEIQDNPQEEEEEEQEEEQEEEDEDEEDQKEKVPEQKIKQEEEEELEDIHIPKYRNYNNINGNGNNNNNNDNGDNNNNKNNINNDNNESDESSESSDESSTDDEEEARLSKIAYIESQKAKIPECRPYNVYFGKYFILFYFIFYKYIINLIIFFFFFFFSKILEDHLPPTLIYTPYKLKSEEVDHFISAARKKLKSIDDSLRSMGVQTNKNVSKIPDSSILAILDEYDYSVADALESIDFSSLDTIQPCLEDHINQTWSQLQKDLFDEGFKIYKKDFKKISTLIKGKSCQDVIEYFFWYKQTKKYKSLYSYKYQIMQQQLQQQQQQLQQQQQHQQQQQPTQPPRKRPPNARVSPAQTNYFINGSNHTTTTTTASATNTTTTTTISNTNTNVNYNVDNVIKNSKNKNHVYNHDNDEDSDEDQERFYQAYNSANRNNQDLNDCVN; encoded by the exons at AACAACATTGTCCCCAACAAAACGATTTAAAGTTGTTCCAGAtcgaattaaaaaatataataaagataaactatcaccaccatttacaacaacagcaacaacaacaacatcaacattacCAACCACTTCCACATCACCAACTACTACCACATCACCAACCACAACCTCTTCCTCTTTAAAAACAACTACAACCGCTATCACTAAAAAAGTATCACCAACAACCACAAAAACAAGATCAACAACTGCAAAAGAAATAGCCAATTCCGttatcaataaaaaagaGAGTAatattgatgaagatgatgaagatgatgatgaagatgataatgaagatgatgataataacgATAATGATGAAAGTGATCAAcaagtaaaattaaaaaaaccaatagtacataataataataataataataataataataataataataataataataataataataataataataataataataataacaaaaataacaaaaataataaaaataataaaaataaaaaaaacaaatctaaaaatatagAGACTTCTCCTCCTATTACTTCTCGTCATAATTCTGGAAGCTTAGCCAaagaaaaaggaaaaaaagaaaccaaaAAGACATCACCACCCTCTTCAGAAATTTATAATTCACACTCATCATCTTTTGATGATCAAAcaaatagaaaaagaaaaagaaaaaaacctAATCATGAAGattacaatattaataataaaataaataaaaatgagagtgaatataaaattgatagcagcaataataataataataataatagtaataataataataataataataataataataataataataataataataataataataataataataataataataataataataataataataataataataaaaataataataatgataataatacagGTGATGAAGTAAATGATTCACCACCAATTACAaaccataataataataataataatattaaactcACTCTATCAAGTGATACTAGTGATAGTTTACCAaccaattcaattaaaagtaatGGATCAccttcatcaacaacatcatcattaccCTCTACAAATGATATTTTCTTCAATcttattaatgaaaatattaataacaatgtTATCAATAATCATGATCATAAtgatcataataataataataatagaaaaatcaaaacatCTGAAGAGAGTGAATCAGGGGAGGAATCTGATTCATATTACTCTGCATTATCAGATAATGATTTGGttttatcatcaccaacaacaatcaaaaatattttatcagAGAAATCATCTTCTTTACCAACAATCAATGAAGACTACTCTACTAGTAACATCAAAGAAAACGAGGAAAATCAATCAACTGAAGAATTGGAAATCTTTTATTTAGATTCTTCAGAGAATCAAGATgaaaatacaattaataatgatgatggtgatgaagaaCCAGAAGATGATAAAGAAGATACTTTAAAGTATcaaaaaccaattgaaagTAGAAAGGAGAGTTTATCACCATTTCCATTGGATGATATTGATCTTGATATTGAAGATTTagaattagaaaataaatcaacaacttcattatcaaacaatcacaacaacaatattttaataattgataacgatgacgatgatgataatagtaataacataaatcataataatagtactaataataataataataataataataataatgataataataatataaataataatgataatgagaATACAagtactactaccactactaatAGTGTAAATACAGGTAAGAGAAAGAGAGGAAATGGAAATGGAGGTGGtgattttatgtttttttacgATCCATACGTCGATCTAAGCTCATCACATTTAGATGATATTAATGGTTTCTTTGATTTGGATTCAAAGATATCAAATCTTCAAGATTACAGATTATCAAGAAAAACTCCTACTTCTCCACTATCTACTAGTTTAGGTGGTTTAAATGATGGGGTGGTTCTcataaatgatgataatacaaattcaactgaatataatttaaaacttggagaacaacaacaacaacaacaacaacaacaacaacaacaacaacaacaacaacaacaacaacaacaacaacaacaacaacaacaacaaaatttaaatcaacaacaacagtgGCCATCATGTTATATTGAAGAGATTAATGAATCTGAAATTGAAAGAGAAAGACAAAAAGTAAAGCCcaatgttaaaaataatgtaaatataattgatatctcttcaaataatgaagaaataagcgaaaaagaaaaagagaatcTAAAGGATAAAGAGATCCAAGATAATCCACAagaggaggaagaagaagaacaagaagaagaacaagaagagGAGGATGAGGATGAGGAAGATCAAAAAGAAAAGGTACCagaacaaaaaataaaacaagaagaggaagaagagtTGGAAGATATTCATATACCAAAATATAGAAATTATAACAACATAAATGGTAATggcaacaataataataataatgataatggtgataataataataataaaaataatattaacaatgataataatgaatctgACGAGTCATCTGAATCATCTGATGAATCATCTAcggatgatgaagaagaagccCGGTTATCAAAAATTGCCTATATTGAATCACAAAAAGCTAAAATTCCAGAATGTAGACCATATAATGTGTATTTTGGtaagtattttattttattttattttatattttataaatatattattaatttaattattttttttttttttttttttttttctaaaattttagaGGATCATTTACCACCTACATTAATTTATACAccatataaattaaaaagtgaAGAAGTTGATCATTTTATTAGTGCGGCaagaaagaaattgaaaagtaTTGATGATTCATTGAGATCGATGGGTGtccaaacaaataaaaatgtttccAAAATACCAGACTCTTCAATTTTGGCGATTTTAGATGAATACGATTACTCTGTTGCAGATGCTTTGGAATCTATTGATTTCTCTTCACTCGATACCATCCAACCATGTTTAGAAGATCATATCAATCAAACTTGGTCACAACttcaaaaagatttatttgatgaaggttttaaaatttataaaaaagatttcaaaAAGATTTCAACTTTAATTAAAGGTAAATCATGTCAAGATGTTATTGAATATTTCTTTTGGTATAAACAaaccaaaaaatataaatcattatatAGCTATAAGTATCAAATCatgcaacaacaactacaacaacaacaacaacaactacaacagcaacaacagcaccagcaacaacaacaaccaactcAACCTCCAAGAAAAAGACCTCCAAACGCAAGAGTTTCACCAGCTCAAAcgaattattttattaatggtAGTAACcacacaacaaccaccaccactgcCTCCGCCAccaatacaacaacaacaacaacaatatcaaatacaaatacaaatgtaaattataatgttgataatgttatcaaaaatagtaaaaacaaaaatcatGTTTATAACCATGACAACGACGAAGACTCTGATGAAGACCAAGAACGTTTTTATCAAGCATACAATAGCGCAAACCGAAATAATcaagatttaaatgattgtgtcaattaa